From a region of the Cucumis sativus cultivar 9930 chromosome 6, Cucumber_9930_V3, whole genome shotgun sequence genome:
- the LOC101220640 gene encoding ent-kaurenoic acid oxidase 1, protein MYTAVLLAVIPFLLWLLKNANHLLYETAQLGSKRFALPPGNLGWPFIGNMWSFLRAFKSPYPDSFMDSFLSRYGNTGMYKAFMFGSPSVIVTSAEACKRVLNDDEAFGSGWPPSTMKLIGENSFIGISNQEHKRLRRITAAPVNGYDALATYLTYIEKIVVSSLDKWGNMGEIEFLTELRKLTFKIIMYIFLSSESETIMEALEREYTMLNLGVRAMAINIPGFAYYKALKARKNLEATFGSIVRGRRMERERKENSKTMKRDMLDALLEAEDEDGRRLSDEEIIDVLIMYLNAGHESSGHTMMWATIFLQQHPHFLQKAKAEQEEMIKKRPVGQKGLTLKEVRQMPYLSKVIDETLRVVTFSLTVFREAKHDVKISGYTIPKGWKVLVWFRSVHFDSETYPDPREFNPSRWDDFIPKAGSFLPFGAGSRLCPGNDLAKLEISVFLHYFLLNYKLERVNPESPIRYLPHSKPEDNCLGRIKRLV, encoded by the exons ATGTACACCGCAGTGCTCCTGGCAGTGATCCCCTTCCTCCTCTGGCTTCTCAAGAATGCAAACCACTTGCTCTACGAAACCGCCCAGTTGGGTTCGAAACGCTTCGCCCTACCGCCCGGCAACCTCGGCTGGCCCTTCATTGGCAATATGTGGTCTTTTCTAAGAGCTTTCAAGTCTCCTTATCCTGATTCTTTCATGGACTCCTTCCTTTCCag gtATGGAAATACAGGAATGTACAAAGCCTTCATGTTTGGAAGTCCAAGTGTGATTGTAACTTCAGCAGAAGCATGTAAAAGAGTTTTGAATGATGATGAAGCTTTTGGCTCAGGATGGCCTCCTTCCACCATGAAACTCATAGGGGAAAACTCTTTCATTGGCATTTCTAACCAAGAACACAAGCGGCTCCGCCGTATAACCGCTGCTCCGGTCAACGGTTACGACGCTTTGGCCACCTACCTCACTTACATAGAAAAGATTGTGGTTTCTTCCTTGGACAAATGGGGTAATATGGGAGAAATAGAGTTCTTAACAGAGCTCAGAAAGCTTACCTTTAAGAtcattatgtatatatttcttaGCTCTGAAAGTGAGACAATAATGGAGGCTTTGGAGAGAGAGTACACGATGCTTAATCTTGGAGTCAGAGCTATGGCCATCAACATTCCTGGTTTTGCTTACTATAAAGCACTCAAG GCACGAAAAAATCTTGAGGCAACATTTGGATCAATTGTGAGAGGGAGAAGGATGGAAAGAGAGAGGAAGGagaattcaaaaacaatgaaaagagATATGCTGGATGCTTTGCTAGAAgctgaagatgaagatggaaGAAGGCTAAGTGATGAAGAAATAATTGATGTCTTGATAATGTATTTGAATGCAGGCCATGAATCTTCAGGTCATACTATGATGTGGGCTACCATTTTCTTACAACAACATCcccattttcttcaaaaggCCAAg gcCGAGCAAGAAGAGATGATAAAAAAACGACCTGTGGGGCAGAAGGGTTTAACTCTCAAGGAAGTTCGACAAATGCCCTATCTTTCAAag GTGATCGATGAAACACTACGAGTGGTAACATTCTCACTCACTGTCTTTCGAGAGGCAAAGCATGATGTTAAAATTAGTG GCTATACCATTCCAAAAGGTTGGAAAGTTCTAGTTTGGTTTAGAAGTGTTCACTTCGATTCTGAAACTTATCCAGACCCGAGAGAATTTAATCCTTCAAGATGGGAC GATTTCATACCAAAAGCAGGAAGCTTTCTCCCATTTGGAGCAGGAAGTAGATTGTGTCCCGGAAACGATCTTGCAAAACTTGAAATCTCTGTCTTTCTCCATTATTTTCTCCTCAATTATAA GTTGGAAAGGGTTAATCCAGAAAGTCCAATTAGGTATCTACCACATTCAAAACCTGAAGATAACTGTTTGGGAAGGATCAAAAGACTTGTTTAG
- the LOC101203160 gene encoding AT-hook motif nuclear-localized protein 23, protein MATLNLGSASHFVDQLQQQRPDLHLDSPPSSDHVNHFNGSGGSGGSGDVMVRRPRGRPAGSKNKPKPPVIITRESANTLRAHILEVGGGCDVFEAVAGYARRRQRGICVLSGSGIVNNVSLRQPAAAGSVLTLQGRFEILSLSGSFLPPPAPPGATSLTIFLAGGQGQVVGGNVVGALIASGPVIVIASSFSNVAYERLPLDEEEMPMQAGGGDGDGGEGGGEGHNNPFPDASSGLPFLNLPMNMPNQNQFFG, encoded by the exons ATGGCTACTTTAAACTTAGGTTCTGCTTCTCACTTTGTTGACCAACTTCAGCAGCAACGCCCTGATCTCCATCTAGATTCCCCTCCAAGTTCTGACCATGTCAACCATTTCAACGGTAGCGGTGGCTCTGGCGGTAGCGGCGATGTCATGGTCCGTCGCCCTAGGGGCCGCCCGGCCGGCTCCAAGAACAAGCCAAAGCCCCCCGTAATCATCACGCGCGAGAGCGCCAACACGCTCCGAGCTCATATCTTGGAAGTTGGTGGTGGATGTGACGTCTTCGAAGCTGTAGCCGGCTACGCTCGGCGACGACAACGTGGGATCTGTGTGTTGAGTGGAAGTGGGATTGTTAATAATGTTAGCTTACGGCAACCCGCAGCTGCTGGATCGGTGTTGACGTTGCAAGGGAGGTTCGAGATTTTGTCGTTGTCGGGATCGTTCTTGCCCCCACCTGCTCCGCCCGGTGCTACTAGTCTTACGATTTTCTTGGCCGGAGGACAAGGGCAA GTGGTAGGAGGGAATGTGGTGGGAGCTTTGATCGCGTCAGGGCCAGTAATCGTCATAGCATCGTCGTTTAGCAACGTTGCATACGAGAGGTTGCCattggatgaagaagaaatgccGATGCAGGCTGGTGGCGGTGACGGTGACGGAGGCGAGGGTGGTGGCGAAGGTCACAATAACCCTTTTCCTGATGCATCTTCGGGTTTGCCATTTCTAAATCTGCCTATGAACATGCCCAATCAGAATCAATTTTTTGGTTGA
- the LOC101203652 gene encoding E3 ubiquitin-protein ligase PUB23, producing the protein MEDIHQNPFPPPHAPTPTTVDFPPHFRCPISMELMQDPVTISTGVSFERANIEKWFFTYNKKTCPATMQTIVNFDITPNYTLKRLILSWKMKDQSCSSTSSLLPSSSMEYHDVVADLLKNIESSPFKASSLKKLRLLMAVDDVAAVGAKPVFVRVNGFEVLIGIVTQVAICESSDFANFEACEEALGVLSQFPFSKTEKPFELLSEPEAIKSMAIVLQRGSIEGRFYAMEMLQQISKKGYDWNSLTKHQIIDLFKSILELASDEIIKKASAIKTTDSSIVTHCRYGTLFSSALELLIEIMESSKKSRLLSIEAGAVCVMIDLLPDSNRSKCEKILHILKLLSECAEGRSAMGEHIMGIATVTKKMSISNTATKIGMKILWLICNYHPSERVLEEMMGCGTVKKLLGILNNGDGRSSTKEKAKKVMKLHGSFWRRFPCFPYEYRDYLKLINQ; encoded by the exons ATGGAGGATATTCACCAAAATCCTTTTCCTCCACCGCACGCACCGACCCCCACCACTGTGGACTTTCCGCCACACTTCCGATGCCCGATTTCCATGGAGCTCATGCAAGATCCTGTCACGATTTCCACCGGAGTTTCCTTTGAAAGAGCCAATATTGAGAAGTGGTTCTTCACttacaataagaaaacttgCCCTGCAACCATGCAAACCATTGTCAACTTTGATATCACACCAAATTATACGCTCAAAAGGCTCATACTTTCTTGGAAAATGAAAGATCAGTCTTGCTCCTCCACGTCGTCGTTGTTGCCATCGTCCTCGATGGAGTATCATGATGTTGTGGCTGATCTCTTGAAGAACATCGAGTCGTCGCCGTTCAAGGCGAGTTCTTTGAAGAAACTGCGATTGCTCATGGCGGTGGATGATGTTGCTGCTGTTGGAGCGAAACCCGTCTTTGTTCGAGTAAATGGGTTTGAAGTTCTTATCGGAATAGTGACGCAAGTCGCCATTTGTGAGAGCTCCGATTTTGCTAACTTTGAAGCTTGCGAGGAGGCTTTAGGG GTATTATCTCAATTCCCATTTTCCAAAACCGAGAAGCCATTCGAGTTGCTATCAGAACCAGAAGCCATCAAATCAATGGCGATTGTCTTACAAAGAGGAAGCATAGAAGGAAGATTTTATGCCATGGAAATGCTCCAGCAAATATCCAAAAAGGGCTACGATTGGAACTCTTTGACGAAGCATCAAATCATTGATTTATTCAAATCAATATTGGAGCTTGCATCAGATGAGATAATCAAGAAAGCAAGTGCAATCAAGACAACGGATTCCTCGATAGTTACACACTG tcGATATGGGACATTGTTCTCGTCCGCCCTAGAGCTTTTGATAGAAATCATGGAATCGTCGAAAAAAAGTCGTCTTTTATCGATTGAGGCTGGCGCTGTTTGCGTCATGATTGATCTTCTTCCGGACTCAAACCGATCGAAGTGCGAGAAAATACTACACATACTCAAACTTCTAAGTGAGTGTGCCGAGGGAAGGTCAGCCATGGGAGAACATATTATGGGAATAGCAACAGTGACAAAGAAAATGAGTATATCAAACACAGCTACAAAAATTGGGATGAAAATCTTGTGGTTGATCTGTAATTATCATCCAAGTGAGAGGGTTTTAGAAGAAATGATGGGGTGTGGGACAGTGAAGAAGCTTTTAGGGATCTTGAATAATGGTGATGGAAGATCTTCAACTAAGGAGAAGGCCAAGAAGGTTATGAAGCTTCATGGGAGTTTTTGGAGGAGATTTCCTTGTTTTCCTTATGAGTATAGGGATTATTTGAAGTTGATAAATCAATAG
- the LOC116404785 gene encoding putative two-component response regulator ARR21, with protein MDCQQEVEASNNIIAIPDPLTIHVMVVDDDAISLAVLSNLLKTLNYQVASFVDPVQALSTLRAGKQSFDLIVTALHMSKMNGLELTKRVNDEFKLPVISKLQAFETHSVSGSNEVISSERKKKKSSIEKDQEKSNGKKEVKSTRKKPKVVWTDFLQYRFLQAVHFIGLDRAVPKKILEVMNVPGLTRENVASHLQKYRIFLRKVSERCMIAPTKTTEEILWSKFLSQHASFMLQNVQQKGNSHLNPSQNPNIHPLIPIHQTCSLNPNNGDGHSKRKPSSFEAYHLPYYGLGNPTSFMTNFTGCPLPITNQNYNAQAFNHSGAQFPNLNHLEDPSYLGCSSFCGYNNYNKFPVGFGEGVPMATQMGIPSNGFDGNGEFGQYGIGFGGSHNSYNWGLMCNNNGVNFGGDSQITMRHSSHPLGNKNPVDNSIFHQQQQQPNGGFMKDQSQQLCNIVSTAAEETPTTDPLSIDEQVLDEFMASLLKNDSPAQG; from the exons ATGGATTGTCAGCAAGAAGTTGAAGCTTCCAATAACATAATTGCAATTCCTGATCCTCTCACCATTCATGTTATGGTTGTTGATGATGATGCTATTTCTCTTGCTGTCCTCTCAAACTTGCTCAAAACTTTGAACTATCAAG TTGCTTCATTTGTCGACCCGGTTCAAGCTTTGTCCACGCTTCGGGCGGGAAAACAATCTTTTGATCTCATTGTGACAGCTCTCCATATGTCAAAGATGAATGGTTTGGAGTTAACAAAGAGAGTAAATGATGAATTCAAGCTTCCTGTGATTA GCAAGCTTCAAGCATTTGAAACGCACTCGGTCTCAGGTTCAAATGAAGTAATATCGtcagaaaggaagaagaagaagagttcaATAGAAAAGGATCAAGAGAAATCAAATGGTAAAAAGGAAGTGAAGTctacaagaaaaaaaccaaaggtGGTTTGGACAGATTTCCTTCAATATAGATTCTTGCAAGCTGTTCATTTCATTGGCTTGGACA GAGCTGTTCCAAAGAAAATCCTTGAAGTCATGAATGTGCCTGGTTTGACAAGGGAAAATGTTGCTAGTCATTTGCag AAATATAGAATCTTCCTTAGAAAAGTTTCAGAAAGATGCATGATTGCACCAACCAAGACAACTGAAGAAATCCTGTGGTCAAAATTCCTCTCCCAACATGCTTCATTCATGTTACAAAATGTCCAACAAAAAGGAAACTCCCATCTCAATCCTTCTCAAAACCCTAATATCCATCCTTTAATTCCTATCCATCAAACTTGTTCATTAAACCCTAACAATGGCGACGGTCACTCCAAGCGTAAACCATCGAGTTTCGAGGCATACCACTTGCCCTACTACGGTCTAGGGAACCCAACAAGTTTTATGACCAACTTCACCGGTTGTCCATTGCCAATAACGAACCAAAATTACAATGCTCAAGCTTTCAACCACAGTGGTGCTCAGTTCCCAAATTTGAATCACCTTGAGGATCCTTCTTATCTAGGTTGTTCAAGCTTCTGTGGCTATAACAACTACAACAAGTTCCCGGTCGGCTTTGGCGAGGGAGTTCCGATGGCAACTCAGATGGGGATTCCTTCAAATGGATTTGATGGAAATGGTGAGTTTGGTCAATATGGTATTGGATTTGGTGGGAGTCATAACAGTTACAATTGGGGGTTGATGTGTAATAATAATGGTGTCAACTTTGGTGGGGATTCTCAAATCACAATGAGGCATTCAAGTCATCCTCTTGGTAATAAG AACCCTGTTGATAATTCAATATTCCATCAACAA cAGCAGCAACCTAATGGAGGTTTCATGAAAGACCAAAGCCAGCAGTTGTGCAACATAGTGTCCACAGCAGCTGAAGAAACTCCAACAACTGATCCTTTATCCATTGATGAACAG GTTTTGGACGAATTCATGGCATCGTTGCTAAAAAATGATAGCCCTGCACAAGGCTAA